The Malus sylvestris chromosome 3, drMalSylv7.2, whole genome shotgun sequence genomic sequence ACACCATGATCAAGGCTCACGctctctccccctccccctcccgCGCCGTCTCTCTTTTCAACTCCATTCAACTCGCCGCCTTGCGCCCTGACTCCTACTCCTTCTCCTTTGTGCTCAAGGCCGTTGTCCGCTTGCTCCAACTTCAACTGGGCGCTCAGATTCACTGCCACGCCATTGCCACTGGGTTCGCCGCCGATGCCAACGTCCTCACTGCCCTCGTTCATATGTATTCCTCCTGCGGATGCGTTTCCCACGCCCGCGCGCTGTTTGATGGAGCTTTCTTTGTCAGGGATGCCGCACTCTGGAACGCAATGATCGGGGGGTATGCCAAGCTCGGTGACCTCGACAGTGCCCGCCATGTGTTTGAACTTATGCCCCATAGCATTCGGAACGTGATTTCTTGGACTGCCCTGATTGCCGGATACGCCCAGACGAACCGCCCCCACGAGGCCATCACCGTCTTCCAGAGAATGCAGGTTGAGAATGTTGAGCCTGATGAGATAGCAGTGTTAGCCGCACTCTCTGCGTGTGCCCATTTAGGTGCCCTTCACTTGGGGGAGTGGATCCATAACTACATTGACAGGCATGGATTTCGTAAGCTGGTTTCTCTTAACAATGCACTTATCGACATGTATGCAAAGTCAGGCAACATCATGAAAGCCCTTCGGGTTTTTGAAAATACCAAGTGCAAAACTGTCGTAACTTGGACGACCATGATTGCTGGACTGGCTCTGCATGGTCTTGCAAGAGAAGCCCTTCAAATGTTTTCTCAAATGGAAAGGGCTCAAATCAAGCCTAACCATATCACTTTCATCGCCATCCTTTCTGCTTGTAGCCATGGTCGATTGGTTGAACTAGGCCATTGGTATTTTAACATCATGATCTCCAAGTATGGGATTGAACCCAAGATCGTTCACTATGGCTGCATGATCGATTTACTTGGGCGCGCCGGTTATCTTGAAGAGGCACATGAGCTGGTTAAGCAGATGCCTTTTGAAGCAAATCCAGCTATATGGGGTTCTCTTCTTGCGGCTTCTAATATACATGGGCATGCTGAGCTTGGGCAGCATGCTTTACAACATCTTATAATGCTCGAGCCCCATAACAGTGGAAACTATGCACTTTTGTCTAACATATATGGTGCTCTAGGTAGGTGGAATGATTCTGGGATGCTAAGAAAAATTATGAGGGACACAGGTGTGAAGAAGGCGCCGGGAGGGAGTTCAGTAGAAGTGAATAACAGAGTCCATGAATTCATGGCAGGAGACAAATCACATTCAGAGTGCACTAGGATATATGGAGTCCTGTTTAAGATTTTCAGGCAGTTGAAGCCGGCTGGACATCTACAAAATGATTGTGAG encodes the following:
- the LOC126615545 gene encoding pentatricopeptide repeat-containing protein At5g56310, which produces MRRGLQLQFDRVSWLLRQCSTPKHIQQAHGFMVPRSLVHENFILARFIDTCSSLGLSDYASSVFAHCPATHQPTIYLYNTMIKAHALSPSPSRAVSLFNSIQLAALRPDSYSFSFVLKAVVRLLQLQLGAQIHCHAIATGFAADANVLTALVHMYSSCGCVSHARALFDGAFFVRDAALWNAMIGGYAKLGDLDSARHVFELMPHSIRNVISWTALIAGYAQTNRPHEAITVFQRMQVENVEPDEIAVLAALSACAHLGALHLGEWIHNYIDRHGFRKLVSLNNALIDMYAKSGNIMKALRVFENTKCKTVVTWTTMIAGLALHGLAREALQMFSQMERAQIKPNHITFIAILSACSHGRLVELGHWYFNIMISKYGIEPKIVHYGCMIDLLGRAGYLEEAHELVKQMPFEANPAIWGSLLAASNIHGHAELGQHALQHLIMLEPHNSGNYALLSNIYGALGRWNDSGMLRKIMRDTGVKKAPGGSSVEVNNRVHEFMAGDKSHSECTRIYGVLFKIFRQLKPAGHLQNDCEELLEFDE